ATCCTTGCCCATGGCTGAACTAATAATTTTTCCATAATCCGTAAACAGCTGGTCCACCACAGTTTTCGCAGCCCCCTTGAGTACCCGGCTCTCCTTTTGGGTAGCCGGCGAAAACACATCCAGAATACGGGTCGGTGAATCTTTAAGGGCATTAAAATCCTTGTCCAGTTCCAAACCATCGGCATCCACAACTTCAATTTTGGGAGAAGCAAAGGCCTGGGCCACGCCGGCAAGTCCGGCATAACGGGGAACAAATGCGCCCTGATCGATAGTGACAAGACCCGGCAGATCCATCTCCAGGGTTTCCATAAAATCATCCACGAGTCGGGTGACCACAACTGTTTTTTGGGCCAGGCGGATGTCCGATGCCCAGCCGATTGCCGGCCAGTCCAATTCACAAGCCAACTGGGGTCCGACCTGGGCCGTTTCACTGTCACTGGTCTGGGATCCGCACAGTACAAGACCGGTATCGGGCTTAAACATCTTTATGTATCGCCCAAGGATAAAAGAGGTAAGATTGGTGTCGGCCCCGGCCATTTTGCGGTCCGTAAGCAATACCCCATGGTCTGCACCCAGAGCTACGGCCTGGTGAAGGACTTCTTCGGCCATGGGCGGGCCCATGGTCAATGCAGTTATCCGGATGCTGTGATCATCCGATTGTCCTGCCCTTCGAAGACGAAGTCCGGCTTCCAAGGCAAGGCGTGAGGCCGGATCCATCATGCCCTGGGCAAGTTCACGTTTCAGTGTACCGGTTTTGGAATTCCAGGGTAATTCGGACACCATGGGCACCTGTTTGATGCATACAATGATATCAAGCACATTAGTTTCCATATGTTTATCTTCTTCCTTAACTGGGCCGGGTAATCAGATGCCTTGCGATGACCATTTTCTGCACTTCACTGGTTCCCTCGTAAATCTGTGTCACCTTGGCCTCCCTGAAATATCGTTCCACATCATATTCCCTGGAATATCCGTATCCGCCATGGATCTGGACAGCCAGATCCGTCACCGTGCGGGCTGTTTCACTGCAGGAGAGTTTGGCCATGGCCGACTGGGCACTAAAATTTTCACCTTTGTCCTTGGCGGCGGCAGCCCGATACAAAAGCAGGCGTGAAGATTCAATGGATGTGGCCATATCGGCTAAATAATTCTGGATGGTTTGAAATTTTGTCAACGGGCTGTTGAACTGCCGGCGCTCTTTAGCATAACTCAGCGCTGCCTCAAATGCTGCCTGGGCAATGCCTAACGCCTGGGCCGCAATCCCGATACGGCCGGTATCCAAAGCAGTCAAGCCAATTTTAAGCCCATGGCCTGGTTTACCCAAAAGATTGGTTTCAGGAATCCGGCAGTCCTCAAAAAACAGTGACGAAACCGGGTTCGCCCGCATGCCGCATAGATCCTCTATTTCACCTACACTGAATCCGGGACACGTCTTTTCCACAATAAACACATTAGGCCGGGAGGGACCCTGGCTGCCTGCATCCACGGCAAAGACCAGGACCACATCACTGACCCCACCGTTGGTGACAAAAATCTTGGTGCCGTTGATGGTATACCCCTCGTCCGTCTTTGTTGCCGTGGTTTCCACGCCGCCGGCATCGGACCCGGCATTGGCTTCGGTCAGACAAAAGGCCCCAATATGCTTGCCGGCAGCCATGTCCGGGACTAAGCGGGTGATCTGCTCATCCGTACCAAATTTTAAGATAGGATAAAGCCCCACGCTGTTGTGAACAGACACACAAAGCCCGATGGCAGCGCAGACCCTGGATAATTCTTCGACTACAATGGCATAGGAGATAGTGTCAAGACCGGCCCCCCCTAAAGACGGTGGCACCTGGAGGCCAAAATAGTTTAAAGGCCCCATCTTTTCTATAATTTCGGTAGGGAAGCGCCCTTCCCTGTCCAGGCTTGCGGCATGGGGTCCGATCTCGTTTTCAGCAAACTCCCGCACCGTTTTTCTGACCACCTGGTGTTTCATGCAGGGGTTAAAATCCATAAAATCATGCCTTTTATTTTTATAGGGGTGAAATACCCGTAAAATTAATATAATTATCTTGTGGGGCAGGACTATACCCCATCTGGGCACATTTTCAAATTATTAACTCAACTTTTGATGAGGTAAACTATGAGCGATGAGAAAAGATGTCAGGACTTTTTAAATTTTATTAAACCTCAGATTGGTCAGCAGATTCATGTGGGCCCCTGGCTCGAGATTGACCAGAAACGAATCAATGATTTTGCGGCCGTTACCGGTGATGTGCAATGGATTCATACGGATGTTGAGCGCGCCCAAAAAGAGTCTCCCTATAAATCAACAATTGCTCACGGGTATTTGACATTGTCTTTATTGCCTTATTTAACCGAAAGCAATCACCCTGATTTTTTTCAAAAAAATTATCCAGGCATGAAGTATCGGGTAAACTATGGTCTTAACCGGCTTCGTTACCCCTCTGCAGTCAAAGCCGGATCTAAAATTCGGGCAAGAACGACAATCCAACAAGTAGAAGAGGTGAAGGGCGGTATACAAATCTGTTATCTGATTACCGTTGATATTGAAGGCAGTGATAAGCCGGCTTGTGTTGTCGAATTTCTGGCACGTCTTTATCCCTAAGGTGCATAATTGCGGGGATATGATACCATCATATAAAAGCCGTATCCTGCCCCGCAACAAAAAAAATCTAACATCAATACAGTAATTGGTCTCCTTTGGATCTCTTTTTTTGTTTTTTCGTTTCACTTTTTTTGAATTAACAATATACTGTAAAACTTAAGGACTCCATGACAATCTATCTTGGTCACGCCAAATTTAGCGCCAAATCCTTTTAATATCACATGGCGTCCTGTCCATGGAGACTGAATGAAAAACACACGGCATATTCGGCTTGTTACATTCACCATTCTGGTCATACTGTGTATTCTCCCGGACAAAAGTATTGGAAAGGCCCTCTCCCTTTTCACAAAAACTGAACAAGCATTTCTCAAAAAAAATCCAACTGTCAGTATTGCAGTTTTACCGGACAATGCACCCATTTCATATGTGGAAGATGGAAAACACAAAGGGTATGTCAAGGATCTGCTGACGCTTCTGGCGGACAAAACCGGATTGCAGTTCGATAAAAAAACGGGACTCTGGCCGGAGAATCTGAAAAATTTTAAAAACCGTCAGATAGATGTTATCACAGACATATCTTACAAAAAAGAGCGTCAATCTTTCACCCTGTATACCACCCAATATTATGAGATCCCCACCGCGATCTTTGTTCGAAAAGATTTTGAATCCTACAAAGGATTACAGAGTCTGCAGGGAAAATCAATCGGTATCCAGAAAGATATTTTTTACGAAAAAGAGCTGATTGAACTAGGGAACATGAAATTGGTAAGATTTGCCGGCATGGATGAACAAATCAAAGCCCTTGCCTATGGCAAAGTGGATGCCGTCATACAAAATCTCACCTCATCAAACTACTTTATCAGCAAAAATGGTCTCTCCAATCTCAAAATTGTAGATGAGTTCAAGTTAGGCGATTTTGGCCGGGAAGATCTTCGGCTGGGAATCCGGCCGGACAAACCACTGCTTCACGCCATTTTGCAAAAAGGATTAGATGCTGTCAGCGAACCTGAATGGGACCGACTTGCCAACCGCTGGATCGGCGTCAAATTTGACCGCAGCAATGCAGCTAAAACTGTACAGCTGACAGATAAAGAACAGGCATTTATCCGCAAACACCCAACCATACGCCTGGGAACATCCACGGATCTTGCACCGTACGCAATCCTTAAAAAAGACGGCAAACTCACCGGCCTGGCGCCGGACCTGATTCAACGGATCAATCAGAAAACCGGATTAAATCTGGAACTGGTTAACGATACCTGGCTTGGAATCAACCAGAAAGTAAAAAATGGGAGTCTGGCAGGGCAGCTGCCTTTGGTCCGGGGAAAGGAGCGGGGATCATATCTTTTGTTTTCCGATGCCATCATGGCAGAACAATTTATCGTCATTGTCAGGGCTGGAAATCCTTTGGCTCTGTACTCGGTTAAGGATTTAAAAGATAAACGCTTGGTAATGCTGAACAGTGCTCCCAAGATCAAACAAATGGTTCAATCCCTATCAGACCCCCAAATAATATACAAGAATACGATACGGGAAATGATCAACGCAGTTATCTCAAGAGAGGCAGACTGTGCCGTATTTGGACGTAACATGCTCTCCATTGCCCAGCAGATGGGAGTTCTCAATTATATCGACCTGGGTTTTCCTATTGGTGACCCCCTCTATACCAACATTGCCACACGAAAAGACCTGCCGGAACTGAACAGTATCATTAATAAGGCTATCCAGAGTTTTTCCCAACAGGAACTGACAAATCTTCAATCCCGGTGGATGATTCCACTTAATTTTAAAAGGCAGAGCAAGACAGCCATTGCGTTGACCTCTGAAGAAAAAAAATTTTTAAAGGATCATCCTGTCATTCGCGCCCACAACGAACAAAATTGGAAACCGCTTAACTTCTATCGTAACGGGCAGCCCCAGGGTTACGTCATAGACCTGCTCAACCTTCTGGCAGACAAACTGGGCATCAGGATCGAATATATCAGCGGCCCGACCTGGGACGAATTTCTCAGCATGTTGGAAAACAAAAAAATCGATCTAATCGGCAATTTAGTGAAAACAAAGGAACGACAAAATTTTGCCCTTTTTGTCCAGCAACCGGTTAATGAAGATCTGCCGGTTCTGGCATGCAGAAAAGACCATCAAATAAAATCCATTGAAGCACTTTCCGGAAAAACAGTCGCCGTGGTCAAAGGCTTCTGGCATGAAAACGTATTGCGTAAATATGACCCATCCATCAAGCTATACCTTGGGAAGGACTCTTTGGACTGCCTGAAAGCGGTCTCTTACGGCAAAGCAGATGCAGCCATAGACACCGGGACCGTCATTCATAACCTATGGCTGGAGCACGGATTAACCAACCTGACGATCAGTGGGGATGCAACGCTTCCCGGAGCGGCCGATTTTTGCGATCGCATCGGCGTTCGCAACGACTGGCCTTTGCTGGTCAGCATCCTGGATAAAGCGATGTCTGCGGTCTCCTACCAGGAAAAACATGGATTAAAAAAGAAATGGTTGATCGATAAACTCCCAAAAAAATCAACAATTAATCTGACACCCACCGAGCAAAAATTTCTCATCGCCCATCCTGTTTTGAAAGTCCACATGGAAGAAAGTTATCCACCATATTCCTTCCGTAAAGCAACCGGCGAATTCAGTGGATATTCCATTGACTATGCAGAACGTGTCGCCCAGCGTCTGGGAATTGATTTCCAATACTCCAAAAATGAATCCTGGAACCATGCGCTCAACAATCTGAAAAGTAAACAGATCGACATCGTCGCCCAGGCCATTAATACTGAAAAAAGACGTAAATTTGCCCTTTTCAGTGATGCCTATATGACCTATTCCTGGGGGATAACGACTCACCGGAAAAAAGCAGACCTGAACATGCTCAATGCGCTTTCAAGCAGAACGGTCGGTGTCATCAAAGGCTACCTGATTGAAGATCAGCTCAAAAAGTATTATCCGCAAATCAAACTGCGTGACTACAAGGATCATAACGATCTGCTCAACGACGTTCGTTTTGGGCGATTGGATGCTGCGATATCCACCTACGAGGTAATGACCTACCATATTACCTCCCGCTCCATCCCTGACCTGGTTTCATTTCAGATCCAAAACACGCCGTCCCTGACGACCAACTCGGAATGTTTTGCAATTCGAAATGACTGGCCCCTGATGCAATCGGCTATCCAGAAAGCCATGGACAGCATTACCATTAAAGAACTGTCAACAATGCAAACCAGATGGTTTGGTAATGCAGTAACAGCTACAGACACCACAAAACAACTGGATCTCACCACAGAAGAGCGCACCTGGATGAAAAAACATAAAACGATCCGCATGTGTGTCGATCCTGACTGGATGCCCTACGAGGGAATCAAGGACGAGCGGCACGCAGGAATCAGCGCGGATATACTGCGCCTGGTGGAAAACCGCACCGGTTTGTCCTTCCTGCTGGTGAAGAGCAACACCTGGAAAGAATCATTACAATTGCTCAAGAATAAGCAATGCGACATCATTCCGATGCTCAGCCAAACCGAGTCTCGCAATGCCTACATGAACTTCACATCTGCCTATCTAACCAGCCACACGGTATTTATCGGTATCTCCACACACCCCTATGTCGCTGACCCCAGTGATATTTTCCATGAAAAAATAGTGCTGGTTCCCGGATACAGCCTCACGGAACTTTTGAAAAAAGATTTCCCAAGTCTTCACACCATCGAAGCGAAAAATTATACCCTGGCGTATAGAATGGTGTCCGACGGGCAGGCGGACCTCACCGCAGACTACCTTCTCAGTGCCGGTGACCGCATTCCAAGTATGGGGGTCTACAATCTTAAAATCGTGGGCAATGCGCCCTACAAAAAAGGCCTGTGCATTGGTGTTCGAAAAG
This window of the uncultured Desulfobacter sp. genome carries:
- a CDS encoding electron transfer flavoprotein subunit beta/FixA family protein encodes the protein METNVLDIIVCIKQVPMVSELPWNSKTGTLKRELAQGMMDPASRLALEAGLRLRRAGQSDDHSIRITALTMGPPMAEEVLHQAVALGADHGVLLTDRKMAGADTNLTSFILGRYIKMFKPDTGLVLCGSQTSDSETAQVGPQLACELDWPAIGWASDIRLAQKTVVVTRLVDDFMETLEMDLPGLVTIDQGAFVPRYAGLAGVAQAFASPKIEVVDADGLELDKDFNALKDSPTRILDVFSPATQKESRVLKGAAKTVVDQLFTDYGKIISSAMGKDLKKK
- a CDS encoding acyl-CoA dehydrogenase family protein, which codes for MDFNPCMKHQVVRKTVREFAENEIGPHAASLDREGRFPTEIIEKMGPLNYFGLQVPPSLGGAGLDTISYAIVVEELSRVCAAIGLCVSVHNSVGLYPILKFGTDEQITRLVPDMAAGKHIGAFCLTEANAGSDAGGVETTATKTDEGYTINGTKIFVTNGGVSDVVLVFAVDAGSQGPSRPNVFIVEKTCPGFSVGEIEDLCGMRANPVSSLFFEDCRIPETNLLGKPGHGLKIGLTALDTGRIGIAAQALGIAQAAFEAALSYAKERRQFNSPLTKFQTIQNYLADMATSIESSRLLLYRAAAAKDKGENFSAQSAMAKLSCSETARTVTDLAVQIHGGYGYSREYDVERYFREAKVTQIYEGTSEVQKMVIARHLITRPS
- a CDS encoding MaoC family dehydratase, which encodes MSDEKRCQDFLNFIKPQIGQQIHVGPWLEIDQKRINDFAAVTGDVQWIHTDVERAQKESPYKSTIAHGYLTLSLLPYLTESNHPDFFQKNYPGMKYRVNYGLNRLRYPSAVKAGSKIRARTTIQQVEEVKGGIQICYLITVDIEGSDKPACVVEFLARLYP
- a CDS encoding transporter substrate-binding domain-containing protein, whose amino-acid sequence is MKNTRHIRLVTFTILVILCILPDKSIGKALSLFTKTEQAFLKKNPTVSIAVLPDNAPISYVEDGKHKGYVKDLLTLLADKTGLQFDKKTGLWPENLKNFKNRQIDVITDISYKKERQSFTLYTTQYYEIPTAIFVRKDFESYKGLQSLQGKSIGIQKDIFYEKELIELGNMKLVRFAGMDEQIKALAYGKVDAVIQNLTSSNYFISKNGLSNLKIVDEFKLGDFGREDLRLGIRPDKPLLHAILQKGLDAVSEPEWDRLANRWIGVKFDRSNAAKTVQLTDKEQAFIRKHPTIRLGTSTDLAPYAILKKDGKLTGLAPDLIQRINQKTGLNLELVNDTWLGINQKVKNGSLAGQLPLVRGKERGSYLLFSDAIMAEQFIVIVRAGNPLALYSVKDLKDKRLVMLNSAPKIKQMVQSLSDPQIIYKNTIREMINAVISREADCAVFGRNMLSIAQQMGVLNYIDLGFPIGDPLYTNIATRKDLPELNSIINKAIQSFSQQELTNLQSRWMIPLNFKRQSKTAIALTSEEKKFLKDHPVIRAHNEQNWKPLNFYRNGQPQGYVIDLLNLLADKLGIRIEYISGPTWDEFLSMLENKKIDLIGNLVKTKERQNFALFVQQPVNEDLPVLACRKDHQIKSIEALSGKTVAVVKGFWHENVLRKYDPSIKLYLGKDSLDCLKAVSYGKADAAIDTGTVIHNLWLEHGLTNLTISGDATLPGAADFCDRIGVRNDWPLLVSILDKAMSAVSYQEKHGLKKKWLIDKLPKKSTINLTPTEQKFLIAHPVLKVHMEESYPPYSFRKATGEFSGYSIDYAERVAQRLGIDFQYSKNESWNHALNNLKSKQIDIVAQAINTEKRRKFALFSDAYMTYSWGITTHRKKADLNMLNALSSRTVGVIKGYLIEDQLKKYYPQIKLRDYKDHNDLLNDVRFGRLDAAISTYEVMTYHITSRSIPDLVSFQIQNTPSLTTNSECFAIRNDWPLMQSAIQKAMDSITIKELSTMQTRWFGNAVTATDTTKQLDLTTEERTWMKKHKTIRMCVDPDWMPYEGIKDERHAGISADILRLVENRTGLSFLLVKSNTWKESLQLLKNKQCDIIPMLSQTESRNAYMNFTSAYLTSHTVFIGISTHPYVADPSDIFHEKIVLVPGYSLTELLKKDFPSLHTIEAKNYTLAYRMVSDGQADLTADYLLSAGDRIPSMGVYNLKIVGNAPYKKGLCIGVRKDLPLLHSILNKAVESLTDQDVNNVLSQWKSVRYAYEFDYSLLWKALGGFLLVFAMGLYWMRRMSIMNRQITRAKEQAENATRAKADFLAKMSHEIRTPMNGIIGMAYLALQTELNDEQRNYIQRIDNNAQSLLDIINDILDFSKIEAGKMTLEKDEFNLFRAVDRVIHLIEHQAHEKRLELIVQYDPRIVEYYIGDQLRLSQIIVNLMGNAVKFTEQGEVGLYVRRAGKDRIRFEVKDTGIGLSAAQQDKLFQSFSQADDSTTRKYGGTGLGLSICQQLVELMNGRIWIKSEPGRGSSFIFEIELAEDSGKNKRHQTFDGKKALIVDDNTTWHETLKTTLNRFGLRAESAYGGLEAVEMLRTSANTYDLILLDWQMPKIDGIQTTRKIRALYQKKRQDTDRTQVQPPTVIMLSSFGHDTVVREAKKEGIHFFLQKPINPSNLYDVLSCVFLGEIQASYKAQLQHKNLAGEIRKLKGSKILLVDDTMTNQEIVLGLLQHSGILIDVANNGSEAVAAHRRNPEKYDLILMDIQMPVMDGYEATRRIREQDNDIPIIALTANAMKEDIIKTQKAGMNDHLNKPIDFEKFYKTLLQYISAKEEEPSQDLPAETGDLEEEITLPGFELLDVAKGLKNMAGNTTLYRKIIWNFKNDYAHLNLENLDNDRFKRTTHTIKGICANIGATTLHEIAKNLDETQDRSMVPQFHAALERLIGEIEEKMPDTASAPAPTHQITTEKGRELLDRLKAAIASMQPVQYEPLLEEIFRYRFPAEINEILSRVKEALDEYDFDQALNIIAEI